A window of Pelotomaculum isophthalicicum JI genomic DNA:
AAAATAATGACGCATTAAAACCGCAGGGCAAGTATTCAGCAAATTACTTCAGACAATTTTAGTATAGCATCCAACAACCTTCGTGAGGTATCAAGAACTCCTTTTGCTTTTATCAGGGTAACCTCCTGTAAAAACACATCGGCTGCCTCGTGAAACTTTTTGTGCAATTCTTGAATGACCACATATTCTTTAATGTTCTTATATTTCTCGTATTCATTTTCATACCACCGGCCAAAAGCGCACTCCCGGTAACTTGCTGCTTTTAAACCTTTCCCGGAGCTATCTATCAGACTCTTCACAAAGTTCGTATGGTCGATAAGCCTGGCGGCGAGGATGCTTAAGATGTGATTTTCTTTGGGTTTTTTCAAATAAGGTATTATCACTTGATTCACCCGGCTCGTTATTCCCGCGAAGACGTCGGCAAAATTGGCTGCTGCCGCTAAATCACTGGATACACCTACCAATCCTTCTGTGGTCACGGCCTGCTGCTGAGCGGCCCTGGCAATATTCTCTACCGCGTCAGCGGATTGCTCAACCTGTTTTACATTTGTACTCATAATTTCGGCAACTTTCACCGTATCATTCATATACTGTTCAAAAATATGCTTGACATTGGATACTGCGTTACCGGTATCCATGGCTTTTTCATCCATCTGAACAGATATGTTTTTAACTTCCTTTACCGCTGTTTTTGTTTGATCCGCCAGCTTTCGCACTTCTTCCGCCACCACTGAAAATCCTCTGCCGTATTCACCGGCGCGGGCTGCTTCAATTGCCGCATTTAGTGACAATAGATTTGTTTTATCAGCTATCTCTGAAACACTCTGACTGATGCTGTCAATGCTTTTTATTTGTTCCACAAGTTCTGTCGCGTTGCCAACCATGTTATTTAATACGGAACTCGCGTCTTTAGCAAATCATTAAGGTTGCGTAGCCTGTTATAATTTTCCGATTCA
This region includes:
- a CDS encoding CZB domain-containing protein — encoded protein: MTTEGLVGVSSDLAAAANFADVFAGITSRVNQVIIPYLKKPKENHILSILAARLIDHTNFVKSLIDSSGKGLKAASYRECAFGRWYENEYEKYKNIKEYVVIQELHKKFHEAADVFLQEVTLIKAKGVLDTSRRLLDAILKLSEVIC